AGAGGGAAACTTATTTTTCATTAGTTTTATGTTATTTATCCTCTCCCATCAAGTGGGAAGTTACATACATGCAGAAAACTTACTTTCCAACTGAAATAGTGGATTTTAGATAATTAATATTGATTAAACCTAGGTAAATGATGGGCCAAAATAGGACAAGTGCAGTTCCATAGATACTAGTATCACTTAGGCAACAACTTAATGCTAGACTGCTTTAAATTGTTGCGCTCTCCTTTTTTGTGATATacaaattatatcattttatactCGCAAGTATAAAGAGCAAATTATTATAATAGCCATTGCTATATCTTTTCCAGGATACAAGGCTCGTGTATAAGCACTATGCTACCTTATATTTCGTGTTTCTATTTGATAACTCTGAGAATGAGTTGGCCATGCTCGACCTAATACAAGGTATTTGTTTCCTTTATTTACCTTGTTTAGTTGCAGGGGAAACACGTTTTGAGTTCATTTTTAAGTTAGCCCCCCTAACTATGTTGTCAAGAATTCTATGTATGGCAACTTTTAATGATTGAAAATAGGAAGAGAAGGATGGAACTTAAGGTGGAAAATCAAGACAACAACTCGAAATAAGGGATGTGCAATAATATAGTTCAATAGAGCTTTTGTTTTGGTTCTTGGAGAAATAATTGTCTCCAAGCAATGGGGAGAAAGATAATGGACACTCACTCATATTAAAACTTAAAAAGTACCAAGCTTCTGGACATCAGTTTCGGCGTGGTCTGCTTATTATTAACACTTTCAATGATATTGCACAATTTGTTGACATTGCATGAGCCAAAAGCAAATGAATCTCGATTTTCTGGGATGGGCTTAATTCATAAATAAGTGGATAATTGCTTCTTCACAGTTTCTGTTTACTTTTTAAATAAGTTCAGGGAAGAACGATTTCACTACATGATATATTGTTACAAGTGTATTCTCTCCATGTATGTCCTGCATGGCATAATCTGTTCTTTATAAAGATGTTGCTCAGTATTCCTCCATGATCATTTACCGTCTTCATGTAGCGAAGTGTCAACAGAATGGCTTCCTCTTGATCATCTTCCGCTATAGTTTTCTCCACTTGTGAGATGCTACTTATGTGTTCATAGAACCTTGTGTCATGTCTAGTGGTAGCTGCTGATATTTGAGTGGCATTACTTGAATGTTTGTTCATATGAGCTcttgttgatgatgttgttgagcTCTTGTTGATGATGTTGTTCTCTTTATATCAGTTTTTGTGGAAACACTTGACAAATGCTTCAGAAGTGTATGCGAGCTTGATGTAGTATTCAATTATAGCAAGGTAAAGTATTGCACTAACCTATTTATTGTATTTATATACTTATCTTTGAAACTTAAATATTCGTATCTAGAAAACCAATTTGGATATATTGGTGGAgtatatctttcttttttataATGCATTGGTGGAATATCATTAATAAGTCTCAGAACCTTTTTATCTTTTCCGATTAGTTGCAGAACTCTCATACTCCCTTGACAACAAACTCTGATCATTACAATGCATGAGATGTTTAGATGGACTCCTGTTTTCCAGATCACCACTTTTCCCAAAATTGGGCACCATTGTGACTTTTAATTGTTATAACGTATAGACTCTAGTAATAAAAGCTTGTGCACATTCACAGTTTAACAGCAAGCTTCATCCTATGCAATACATTTCAAGTGCTATTTCTCTAGCATTTTTGGGGGTATGAGTCAGTATTAGTCTGCCTATTTTGTGTCTAATGGACGGATTGACTTCTGCAGATGCACACCATTCTAGATGAAATAATTTTAGGCGGTCAAGTGCTAGAAACAGATTCTGTTGAAGTTATGAGAGCAGTTGAAGAGATTACAAAGTTtgtttctctctctttctctctctcgtGGACACACAAGCACACATGAATGAGACACCTGTGTATCACTTCACTGCACTTGCATTGTCATATATTTCTTTTTCCAATTCCAGCTTTATGTAAGTTGTTTTAGAGAATAATTCCTACTTAATTGCAGATTAGAGTCAACCACAAGTGCTAGCACATTGATCAACAAATCTATTCCATCTTGGTGGGCTAGATAGCACATATTCGCTCTGTACATTACCAAATCTGATTGTGTTGGAAATGAACTCTGTTGAATATGGCAGCAGCAGCAACAAAAACAACATACCCATGTAATcacacaagtggggtctggggagggtggggtgTACAGAAACCTTACCTACCTTGtgagggtagagaggttgtttccaatagagCCTTGGCTCAAGTAAAGCATATCACTCTGTTGAATATGGCGTTTATACTTTTTCATTGTGGCATGTTAACTGACTTCTCAATTCGTAGTCATAGCTGGATACACCTTTATCTGTGttataggattttctttataggGTCCTTTGCTGTTAGTTATACCGAGTATTAAAACAACTACTATGCAAAAGCCAAGCTGAAATTCAGTTTAAGTACAATAT
Above is a genomic segment from Lycium barbarum isolate Lr01 chromosome 12, ASM1917538v2, whole genome shotgun sequence containing:
- the LOC132623288 gene encoding AP-3 complex subunit sigma-like; the encoded protein is MIKAVMVINTLGKPRLSKFYEFQPVEKQQELIRHVYAVLSNRPDNVSNFIRSLGSIFGPDTRLVYKHYATLYFVFLFDNSENELAMLDLIQVFVETLDKCFRSVCELDVVFNYSKMHTILDEIILGGQVLETDSVEVMRAVEEITKLESTTSASTLINKSIPSWWAR